In one Arachis duranensis cultivar V14167 chromosome 9, aradu.V14167.gnm2.J7QH, whole genome shotgun sequence genomic region, the following are encoded:
- the LOC107466104 gene encoding lysine-rich arabinogalactan protein 19-like: MKRIYQKGHCHYYGESGHTKKNYGKRAADEVVVAAAKAAAATKAAAVQPPATNGGEATLVPEPPTEIQLEASQPLLSQTDDSQEVLPPPMRPPKLPPKRKSSRQEKATPGSSFQAATTPPAATPPASSQPTTLPPSHPMQGAS, encoded by the exons atgaaaagaatCTATCAAAAAGGTCACTGTCATTATTATGGTGAATCGGGACACACGAAGAAAAACTACGGAAAGAGAGCTGCTGATGAGGTGGTTGTTGCTGCTGCTAAGGCTGCTGCTGCAACTAAGGCTGCTGCTGTCCAACCTCCAGCTACTAATGGTGGTGAAGCCACCCTTGTCCCAGAACCCCCCACCGAAATTCAACTTGAAGCTAGTCAACCACTATTGTCACAAACCGATGACTCTCAAGAG GTCTTGCCTCCTCCTATGAGGCCACCAAAACTGCCTCCCAAAAGGAAGTCATCCAGACAAGAAAAAGCAACTCCAGGAAGCAGCTTTCAAGCAGCAACCACCCCACCTGCTGCCACCCCACCAGCAAGCAGTCAACCCACAACTCTTCCTCCATCTCATCCTATGCAAGGTGCATCATAG